AGGCGGCTAACGGAGAGGAAGCGGTACGCCTCGCTTGTCTACTTCAGCCCGACGTTTGCATCATGGATATTGAAATGCCCGGCATGAGCGGTCTGGACGCCGCGGAGCAGTTGAAGGGAGCCGGGCACAAGGTGATTATTCTCACCACCTTTGCGCGTCCGGGGTACTTTGAACGTGCGGTGAAAGCGGGCGTTCACGCATATTTGCTGAAGGACAGCCCGAGCGAAGAACTGGCCGAAGCGATCCGCGGCGTGACGGTTGGCAAGCGGATTTTTGCGTCCGAATTGGTGGAAGTTGCCTATAACGACGACAATCCCCTGACCGAACGGGAACACGAAGTGCTGATGCTGATGGCCGAGGGAAAAAGTACAAATCAAATCGCAAGCGAGCTTTATCTTACCACAGGGACGGTGCGCAACTACATTTCCGTCATTCTCAACAAGCTGCATGTCAGCAACCGCATTGAAGCGATCAAACGCTTCAAGGAAAAAGGATGGTTCAAATAACGTGCGGAAAAAGCAGTTTTTCGTGCACGGTCTCGCTTTGCGTTACTCATCGTAATGGTATGGGAGGATAGCTGACAAGAATGGAGACCGCCGGCCAGCTGAATGGTATAGTTACGATAACCTCCACTTTTTCCTGTCGGTACCTGGTTCAGGTGCCGTTTTATTTTTTTACAAACATGTCTGACGGTATGACCATGCTATCGAACACAGAGGGGGCCCATCCCACGGTCATTCCGATCACTGTTGGGACAGCCCCATCTGGCTCACAAGAGGGGATCCGGTCCGAGCGTCAATTGAAGGTGTAGCGCTACAACCGTTCCTGCCGGTGTTCTGCAAGATCCCCAAGCGACAGCGGCCTTCTGATCTCCGCAGGTTCGCCCGCTTCCAGCGGACGGGTGATTTCCAGCATCGGCGGATCGTTGGTGGCACCTGTCAGATCTTCAATCGGACTCATTTCGGACGGAATGCCCAAGTTGAGCATCGCTTCTGGATACAACTCTTGTGGATCGCGTCCCAATTCCCTCACCCCCAAAACATATGATTCCCTCCAACAGGAGTGATATGAGAGCGGTTGCGCCGTCCGATCGGTTCCCGTTGAAAGAAACTGCAATTCCCACTGGTAATCACCAAAATTCGGCAGAAACAGACTTTTTTCGCCAAAAATGTGGCCGTTTTGCGAAAAAATTGGACAAACCGACAGGAGATTTGCGAAATCCGTCGAATACGTATCGATGTGTGAAAATTGAACCGCGATCGGGAGTCTGCTTTCGATGCGCTGAGAATCCAATGGAAAGGGGAGCGATCATGGCAGCAAAAAAGCTGATGGCCGGCTTTATCGCGGGCGCCATCTTACTGACGCCGCTTTTAACGACGGCGCAGGCCAGCATTGAATCGGACCAAAAACGACTCGACGAACTTCGTCAACAATATGACCAGCGTTTGAAGCAAATTGAACAGCTGCGTTCCAAGGAACAAGACTTGCAAAAGCGGTTGGCAGCCGTCAATCAGCAAATTGTCGAACTGAATCAACAGATCGATGCACTGCAAGCGGAAATCAACGCAGGGGCGGAGAAAATCCGCCAGATGGAAATAGAGATCCAAAAGACGCAGGAGAAGCTGGAAGCCCGCAAAAATCTGCTGAAAGAGCGGCTGCGCGTGGTGTATGAAGAAGGAGACGTTTCCTATCTGGAAGTGCTGTTTGCCTCGACTGACTTCAGCGATTTTATCGACCGGATCAGCACGCTGTCGCTGGTGGTGAACCAGGACAAGCGGCTGGTCGAAAGCATCAAGCGGGAGAAGCAAAAATTGGACGACATCCAGGCGGATCTGAAACGGGAGCAAGCGGCCCGCGAGGTGCGGCAGAACGCATTGCTTGCCGCCAAGGCGGAACAGGATAAAGCGAAGGCGGAACAACAGTCGCTCTTGGCACAGGTGCAGCAAGACCGCAAGATGACGGAAGAGCAGGCGCGGAAAGAAGCGGCTGAGATGCAGGCGATCGAGGCGCAACTGGTGGCCGCGATTCGGGCTCAGCAGCAAGCAACCGGCGGAAAGCAGATCGTGGCCAGCGGCAGCGGTTGGTTGTGGCCGGTGCCTTCATCCCATGTAATTTCCTCCGGATACGGACCGCGTTGGGGCAGTTTCCACAAAGGAATTGACATTCCCGGTCCAATAGGCACTCCGATCGTCGCGGTCGACAACGGAATCGTCCGTTTCGCCGGCACCGCATCCGGCTTTGGCCACTGGGTCGTGATCGAACACGCAAACGGCGTAATGAGTGTATACGGTCATATGTACGGCAACGGTATTTTGGTTTCGCCGGGGCAGGAAGTCAAGCGCGGCCAGCAAATCGCGCTGATCGGCAATGACGGCGAATCGACCGGCCCCCACCTGCATTTTGGCGTGGCGACCGGTATCAGCGGCAGTTCGATGAATTACGTCAACCCAATGGGGTATGTCAGTCCGTAACCGCACCACCCTCATGTGTGTCTCACATGGGGGTGGTTTTTTGTCGGCACATTTTTCCCGTAGGCGATACGGAGTCCGCCGTGGTAGGCTAATGGTAGCAAGCCATCCGTTTCTGCATGGAAATATTTTTCAAAAACCGGAAGGGATCGGCCGGAGAGAGAGCGAATTTTGAAACAGACAGATTTTCAGGTGAAATGACTGGGGGGATCGAGCAGCATGAGACTCGCTGAGGAACAACCGTTGGTGGATTCTAACTATGACCAACCGCACGCTTTGTTGCGGCAAGTGGCGGAAAATGTGGAACAGGTGATTGTCGGCAAATCGGACGCCGTACATCTCTGCCTGGTCGCCTTGTTAAGCGAAGGCCACGTATTGCTGGAAGATGTGCCAGGGGTAGGGAAGACGATGCTCGTTCGCGCGCTTGCCAAGTCGCTCGGATGCTCGTTCAAGCGCATCCAGTTCACCCCTGATTTGCTTCCGTCCGATGTGACCGGCGTCTCGATCTATAATCAAAAAACGCTGGAATTCGAATTCAGGCCCGGCCCGGTGATGGCCCATATCGTGCTGGCGGACGAGA
The sequence above is a segment of the Effusibacillus pohliae DSM 22757 genome. Coding sequences within it:
- a CDS encoding response regulator transcription factor translates to MIRVLIAEDQKMLLGALAALLELEEDIEVVGKAANGEEAVRLACLLQPDVCIMDIEMPGMSGLDAAEQLKGAGHKVIILTTFARPGYFERAVKAGVHAYLLKDSPSEELAEAIRGVTVGKRIFASELVEVAYNDDNPLTEREHEVLMLMAEGKSTNQIASELYLTTGTVRNYISVILNKLHVSNRIEAIKRFKEKGWFK
- a CDS encoding murein hydrolase activator EnvC family protein, which encodes MAAKKLMAGFIAGAILLTPLLTTAQASIESDQKRLDELRQQYDQRLKQIEQLRSKEQDLQKRLAAVNQQIVELNQQIDALQAEINAGAEKIRQMEIEIQKTQEKLEARKNLLKERLRVVYEEGDVSYLEVLFASTDFSDFIDRISTLSLVVNQDKRLVESIKREKQKLDDIQADLKREQAAREVRQNALLAAKAEQDKAKAEQQSLLAQVQQDRKMTEEQARKEAAEMQAIEAQLVAAIRAQQQATGGKQIVASGSGWLWPVPSSHVISSGYGPRWGSFHKGIDIPGPIGTPIVAVDNGIVRFAGTASGFGHWVVIEHANGVMSVYGHMYGNGILVSPGQEVKRGQQIALIGNDGESTGPHLHFGVATGISGSSMNYVNPMGYVSP